From Salinirubellus salinus, the proteins below share one genomic window:
- a CDS encoding DUF7124 domain-containing protein translates to MQGGGSSDMTLAFELESLKRLRRPDEVFSDARSWSEYVGVVSDKPTYVVTNFTRKNRIRQDFFSGPRGKVESLENVKRQFDTDRHVFIGAGDEDADIADEVGWEYLGIEQAAEAAEWELGDPETVTEREGGEERDDWP, encoded by the coding sequence ATGCAAGGTGGCGGCTCCTCGGACATGACCCTCGCGTTCGAGCTGGAATCGCTCAAGCGACTGCGGCGGCCGGACGAGGTCTTCTCGGACGCACGCTCGTGGTCGGAGTACGTCGGCGTCGTGAGTGACAAGCCCACCTACGTCGTCACGAACTTCACGCGGAAGAACCGCATCCGGCAGGACTTCTTCTCCGGGCCACGGGGCAAGGTGGAGTCGCTGGAGAACGTCAAGCGGCAGTTCGACACCGACCGCCACGTCTTCATCGGCGCGGGCGACGAGGACGCCGACATCGCCGACGAGGTGGGCTGGGAGTACCTCGGCATCGAACAGGCCGCCGAGGCCGCCGAGTGGGAACTCGGCGACCCGGAGACGGTCACCGAGCGCGAGGGCGGCGAGGAGCGCGACGACTGGCCCTGA
- a CDS encoding HD domain-containing protein, translated as MDHETVREVFPEADEIGDPALREGVLAAWAGACEDAGVETAESLRALPWLPPVQRALGVPADAERLVPHVRDVTAGAVSLAGALVARRETAVDTDLLVAGALVHDVSKLVEFDGMDATRTYDLLGHPYWGVHVVARAGLPVELAHVVLSHTSRTDVDPAFLEAELVRRADEAAANAIRLAYVDDLREA; from the coding sequence ATGGACCACGAGACCGTCCGTGAGGTGTTCCCCGAGGCCGACGAGATCGGCGACCCGGCGCTACGTGAGGGCGTCCTCGCGGCGTGGGCGGGCGCCTGTGAGGACGCCGGCGTGGAGACGGCAGAGTCGCTCCGGGCGCTCCCGTGGCTCCCCCCGGTACAGCGGGCCCTCGGCGTCCCCGCAGACGCCGAGCGACTCGTCCCCCACGTCCGGGACGTGACCGCCGGGGCGGTGTCGCTCGCCGGGGCGCTGGTCGCCCGCCGCGAGACGGCCGTCGACACGGACCTGCTGGTCGCTGGCGCGCTCGTCCACGACGTGTCGAAACTCGTGGAGTTCGACGGGATGGACGCCACGCGCACCTACGACCTGCTGGGCCACCCGTACTGGGGGGTCCACGTCGTCGCTCGCGCCGGCCTGCCGGTCGAACTCGCACACGTCGTCCTCTCGCACACCTCGCGGACGGACGTCGACCCAGCCTTCCTCGAAGCCGAACTGGTCCGGCGAGCGGACGAGGCGGCGGCGAACGCCATCCGCCTCGCGTACGTCGACGACCTCCGCGAGGCCTGA
- a CDS encoding carbon-nitrogen hydrolase family protein, with the protein MPAESFTLAAAQVQPVYHDKEATLEKACRYVERAASEGVDLLAFPETFVPGYPYWRRAVSIPRWTELMVDLQKESLTLDDPALDPLRETIAEANVHVCLGATERSGRRGSETLYNSMFWFDRDGRLVRVHRKLMPTHGERTIWGRGDPSTLAVHDSDLGTLGGLVCYENHMTLPKAALCAMGEEIHTAVWPGYWTQDGHPGAKSRAEDAAASDTCDIYPAVRQYAFETQSFVLSSSLYLGDMNPPGFEDGELGYDLAAGGSMLVNPAGVVKAGPVLNEEALLTAEFERDERRAVKAYFDAMGHYTRWDAVNLEVNDATYEPVHDHHGGGAGDARRVRRVGDSLGPSRPEPADLEAIAEEHDLPYEAVEAVAESLAD; encoded by the coding sequence ATGCCCGCCGAGTCGTTCACCCTCGCGGCCGCACAGGTCCAGCCGGTCTACCACGACAAGGAAGCGACGCTGGAGAAGGCCTGCCGGTACGTCGAACGGGCCGCGAGCGAGGGGGTCGACCTCCTCGCGTTCCCCGAGACGTTCGTCCCCGGCTACCCCTACTGGCGGCGCGCGGTCTCCATCCCGCGCTGGACGGAACTGATGGTCGACCTCCAGAAGGAGAGTCTCACGCTCGACGACCCGGCGCTCGACCCACTGCGAGAGACCATCGCCGAGGCGAACGTCCACGTCTGTCTGGGCGCGACCGAACGCTCCGGGCGACGGGGGAGCGAGACGCTCTACAACTCGATGTTCTGGTTCGACCGGGACGGCCGACTCGTCCGGGTCCACCGGAAGCTCATGCCGACACACGGCGAACGGACCATCTGGGGCCGTGGCGACCCGTCGACGCTCGCGGTCCACGACAGCGACCTCGGGACCCTCGGCGGCCTCGTCTGCTACGAGAACCACATGACGCTCCCCAAGGCCGCGCTCTGCGCGATGGGCGAGGAGATACACACCGCCGTCTGGCCGGGCTACTGGACGCAGGACGGGCACCCGGGCGCGAAGTCCCGGGCCGAGGACGCCGCCGCCAGCGACACCTGCGACATCTACCCCGCGGTCCGACAGTACGCGTTCGAGACCCAGTCGTTCGTCCTGTCGAGTTCGCTCTACCTCGGAGACATGAACCCGCCCGGGTTCGAGGACGGCGAACTCGGGTACGACCTCGCGGCCGGCGGGAGCATGCTCGTCAACCCCGCCGGCGTGGTGAAGGCCGGACCGGTGTTGAACGAGGAGGCGCTCCTGACCGCCGAGTTCGAGCGCGACGAGCGGCGTGCGGTGAAGGCCTACTTCGACGCGATGGGCCACTACACGCGCTGGGACGCCGTCAACCTCGAGGTGAACGACGCCACCTACGAACCCGTTCACGACCACCACGGCGGAGGAGCGGGGGACGCGCGGCGCGTCCGCAGGGTCGGGGACAGCCTCGGTCCCTCGCGGCCGGAGCCCGCCGACCTCGAGGCCATCGCCGAGGAACACGACCTCCCCTACGAGGCGGTCGAGGCCGTGGCCGAGAGCCTGGCCGACTGA
- the tgtA gene encoding tRNA guanosine(15) transglycosylase TgtA, with the protein MAREIFEVRDWDGAARLGELTVPRAGVTVETPALLPVVNPHKQTVPPARLQSEFGAEILITNGYILYGSDEFREEALDVGLHDLYEFDGAIMTDSGSFQLAEYGEISVDTEEILRFQHDIGSDIGTPVDIPTPPDVSRERAESELAETERALAEAETVDVGEMLVNAPVQGSTHPALRTAAAEHAYATDLDVFPIGAVVPLLNAYRYDDVVDVVAAAKRGLGADAPVHLFGAGHPMMFALAVAMGCDLFDSAAYALYARDDRYLTVRGTELLADLDYLPCSCPVCAASTPEGLRSEDDDERTRLLAEHNLHVTFEELRRVKQAIRSGSLLELVETRVRGHPTLVDGFRAMLAHAETLEATDPVSKGAFFHLSAESADRPEVLRHQERLERLTVAGDTCLLTTGSGNSDDHDTTWRVVPPFGPFPRALSESYPLTAEVPERLSREAYERAADGVARLVETNPDVTFTFAHHQWPASAVERVPDGVEVQRYGDGTDPRDH; encoded by the coding sequence ATGGCACGCGAGATATTCGAGGTGCGCGACTGGGACGGCGCGGCCCGACTGGGCGAGTTGACCGTCCCCAGGGCGGGGGTCACGGTGGAGACGCCGGCGCTCCTGCCGGTGGTCAACCCCCACAAGCAGACGGTCCCGCCGGCCCGCCTCCAGTCGGAGTTCGGCGCCGAGATACTCATCACGAACGGCTACATCCTCTACGGGAGCGACGAGTTCCGCGAAGAGGCCCTCGACGTGGGCCTGCACGACCTCTACGAGTTCGACGGGGCCATCATGACCGACTCTGGGTCGTTCCAGCTGGCCGAGTACGGCGAGATCAGCGTCGACACCGAGGAGATACTGCGGTTCCAGCACGACATCGGGAGCGACATCGGGACGCCCGTCGACATCCCCACCCCACCGGACGTGAGCCGCGAACGGGCCGAGTCCGAACTCGCGGAGACCGAGCGCGCCCTCGCCGAGGCCGAGACCGTCGACGTGGGTGAGATGCTCGTCAACGCGCCGGTGCAGGGGTCGACTCACCCGGCGCTCCGGACGGCGGCAGCCGAACACGCCTACGCCACCGACCTCGACGTGTTCCCCATCGGTGCGGTCGTGCCGCTGCTGAACGCGTACCGGTACGACGACGTGGTCGACGTCGTCGCCGCCGCCAAGCGGGGCCTCGGTGCCGACGCGCCCGTCCACCTGTTCGGTGCCGGCCACCCCATGATGTTCGCGCTCGCGGTGGCGATGGGGTGTGACCTGTTCGACTCCGCCGCCTACGCGCTCTACGCCCGCGACGACCGCTACCTCACGGTCCGGGGGACCGAACTCCTCGCTGACCTCGATTACCTCCCGTGCTCGTGTCCCGTCTGTGCGGCCTCCACGCCCGAGGGCCTCCGCAGCGAGGACGACGACGAGCGGACGCGACTGCTCGCCGAGCACAACCTCCACGTCACCTTCGAGGAGCTCCGCCGCGTGAAACAGGCCATCAGGTCGGGGTCGCTGCTCGAACTCGTCGAGACGCGCGTCCGGGGGCACCCCACGCTGGTCGACGGGTTCCGGGCGATGCTGGCGCACGCCGAGACGCTCGAAGCGACCGACCCGGTCTCGAAGGGCGCGTTCTTCCACCTCTCGGCCGAGTCCGCCGACCGACCGGAGGTGCTCCGGCACCAGGAGCGACTCGAGCGTCTCACCGTGGCGGGTGACACCTGCCTGCTGACGACGGGGTCGGGCAACTCCGACGACCACGACACCACGTGGCGCGTGGTCCCCCCGTTCGGGCCGTTCCCGCGGGCGCTCTCGGAGTCGTACCCGCTCACAGCGGAGGTGCCGGAACGCCTCTCTCGCGAGGCGTACGAACGGGCGGCCGACGGCGTCGCCCGACTGGTCGAGACGAACCCGGACGTGACGTTCACGTTCGCGCATCACCAGTGGCCCGCGTCGGCCGTCGAGCGCGTGCCCGATGGTGTCGAGGTCCAGCGGTACGGGGACGGGACGGACCCGCGGGACCACTGA
- the arcS gene encoding archaeosine synthase subunit alpha translates to MTDHFEVHDRDGAARLGELRLADPLRTPALVDEVLRDAGSLWAAEREVPEGDDAHLSVLPHRAAPTGTDQRVAEAFAPEPPDVDYPAAAVVTADTAADLGVDAYLLSGGPGLVDHAEAFVGSVIRTRAAIPGDTALYLAGCATPANVATLVYAGVDLVDSDFAHVRGTEGFYLTSDGEYFLEDLDELPCACTACQQGRDSFGPEDCAEHNVNALRAELATVRQRIRRGRLRDYVEGQARHEAFGTSVFRRLDRQYAYSEERTPVYRRNSMLAASEDSLRRVEIQRFADRVTSRYVPRFDDRPLVLVPCSARKPYSESQSHGQYHDAVRWRAHMVSMTSPIGVVPQELELTYPAQHYDSVVTGDWSATEIEFVTDVLVRYLQRADYPEVIAHVPPEGYREICERAEARLDGTEFTYTVADHPTTSDSLANLANALGGNDRYPKREREHNTVRAIADFFLGDGAGEELFSEDLRTDGRYPKLRAHEGGEHLATLVPQYGSLSFTLAGARHWLKSDAPTKRVEIDAFVPKGSVLAPGIVDADDDVRVGDEVVVEGPKAFAVGRAQMPGREMAESTRGVAVEVRHSEER, encoded by the coding sequence ATGACCGACCACTTCGAGGTCCACGACCGGGACGGGGCGGCCCGCCTCGGCGAGTTGCGACTCGCCGACCCGCTCCGCACACCGGCACTCGTGGACGAGGTGCTGCGCGACGCGGGGTCGCTCTGGGCTGCCGAACGCGAGGTACCCGAGGGCGACGACGCCCACCTGAGCGTCCTCCCGCACCGCGCCGCCCCGACCGGCACCGACCAGCGAGTCGCCGAGGCCTTCGCGCCCGAGCCGCCCGACGTCGACTACCCCGCCGCGGCCGTCGTCACCGCCGACACCGCCGCCGATCTCGGCGTCGACGCGTACCTCCTCTCCGGTGGACCGGGCCTCGTCGACCACGCCGAAGCGTTCGTCGGCAGCGTGATCCGCACGCGAGCGGCCATCCCCGGCGACACCGCGCTCTACCTCGCCGGCTGTGCCACGCCCGCGAACGTCGCCACGCTCGTCTACGCGGGCGTCGACCTCGTGGACTCGGACTTCGCGCACGTCCGTGGCACCGAGGGCTTCTACCTCACGAGCGACGGCGAGTACTTCCTCGAGGACCTCGACGAGCTCCCCTGTGCCTGCACCGCCTGCCAGCAGGGGCGCGACTCGTTCGGCCCGGAGGACTGTGCGGAACACAACGTGAACGCCCTCCGAGCCGAGCTCGCCACCGTCCGCCAGCGCATCCGCCGCGGGCGGCTCCGTGACTACGTCGAGGGGCAGGCCCGTCACGAGGCGTTCGGGACGAGCGTGTTCCGACGGCTGGACCGCCAGTACGCCTACAGCGAGGAACGGACGCCCGTCTACCGGCGGAACTCGATGCTCGCCGCGAGCGAGGACTCCCTCCGCCGCGTCGAGATACAGCGGTTCGCCGACCGCGTCACCTCGCGCTACGTCCCGCGGTTCGACGACCGGCCGCTCGTCCTCGTGCCCTGTTCGGCCCGTAAACCCTACAGCGAGTCCCAGTCGCACGGCCAGTACCACGACGCCGTCCGCTGGCGCGCGCACATGGTCTCGATGACCTCGCCCATCGGGGTGGTCCCGCAGGAACTCGAACTGACCTACCCGGCTCAGCACTACGACTCGGTCGTCACCGGCGACTGGTCCGCCACCGAGATCGAGTTCGTGACGGACGTGCTCGTGCGCTACCTCCAACGGGCCGACTACCCCGAGGTGATAGCGCACGTCCCACCGGAGGGCTACCGCGAGATATGCGAGCGTGCCGAGGCGCGACTGGACGGGACCGAGTTCACCTACACCGTCGCGGACCACCCGACGACGAGCGACTCGCTGGCGAACCTCGCGAACGCGCTCGGGGGGAACGACCGCTACCCCAAACGCGAACGCGAACACAACACCGTCCGGGCCATCGCGGACTTCTTCCTCGGCGACGGCGCGGGCGAGGAGTTGTTCTCCGAGGACCTCCGCACCGACGGACGCTACCCGAAGCTCCGCGCCCACGAGGGTGGCGAGCACCTCGCCACACTCGTCCCGCAGTACGGGTCGCTCTCGTTCACGCTCGCCGGCGCACGCCACTGGCTGAAGTCGGACGCACCCACCAAGCGCGTGGAGATCGACGCGTTCGTCCCGAAGGGGAGCGTCCTCGCGCCGGGTATCGTGGACGCTGACGACGACGTACGCGTGGGTGACGAGGTGGTCGTGGAGGGCCCGAAGGCGTTCGCCGTCGGCCGCGCGCAGATGCCGGGGCGGGAGATGGCGGAGTCGACACGGGGCGTGGCGGTCGAAGTCCGGCACAGCGAGGAGCGGTAA